One genomic window of Planctomycetia bacterium includes the following:
- the groL gene encoding chaperonin GroEL (60 kDa chaperone family; promotes refolding of misfolded polypeptides especially under stressful conditions; forms two stacked rings of heptamers to form a barrel-shaped 14mer; ends can be capped by GroES; misfolded proteins enter the barrel where they are refolded when GroES binds), with product MAKKMVFDDEARQPLLAGVTKLARAVRSTLGPRGRNAVLDKGWGSPKITKDGVTVAEDIELEDPNENLGAQLVKEAASKTNEVAGDGTTTATVIAEAVFREGLKMIAAGADPMALSRGINKATEAVVAAIKKLATPINEKNKTEIKQVATIAGNNDPSIGEVLADAFLKVGKDGVITVEEGKQNETYVEVVEGMQFDRGYLSPHFVTNQDAQLVELSDCSILIFEEKISNAKHLVPLLEAISKANRPLLIIAEDIEGEALATLVVNKMRGILNVCAVKAPGYGDRRKAMLGDLAVLTAGTAIFKDLGIALDAVKLTDLGRAKKVTISAENTTIIAGAGKKAEIEGRAEQIRREISTTDSEYDREKLQERLAKLAGGVAQINCGAATETEMKERKALIEDAKAATQAALEEGIVPGGGVALIRCEKALDKLQLTGDEAFGVKIIRNVLDYPLRYIAENAGLDGAVVVNRVRQLKNPNEGYDADKDQYVDLVKAGVIDPAKVVRTALQNGASVAALLLTTEALITDLPKEDDGDGDHGGGHHDHGMGGMEGMGGMGGMGGMGMGM from the coding sequence GTGGCAAAAAAGATGGTCTTTGACGATGAGGCTCGCCAGCCGTTGTTGGCCGGCGTGACCAAGTTGGCCCGGGCGGTTCGCAGCACGTTGGGCCCGCGGGGTCGCAACGCGGTCCTGGACAAGGGCTGGGGCTCCCCGAAGATCACCAAGGACGGCGTGACAGTCGCCGAGGACATCGAGCTGGAAGACCCGAACGAGAACCTGGGCGCCCAGCTCGTCAAGGAAGCGGCCAGCAAGACCAACGAAGTGGCCGGCGACGGCACCACGACGGCGACGGTCATCGCCGAGGCCGTGTTCCGCGAGGGTTTGAAGATGATCGCGGCGGGCGCGGACCCGATGGCGCTCTCGCGCGGGATCAATAAGGCCACGGAGGCGGTTGTCGCGGCGATTAAGAAGCTGGCCACGCCGATCAACGAAAAGAACAAGACGGAAATCAAGCAGGTCGCCACGATCGCCGGCAACAACGATCCCAGCATCGGCGAAGTGTTGGCCGACGCCTTCCTGAAGGTCGGCAAAGACGGCGTGATCACGGTCGAAGAAGGCAAGCAAAACGAGACGTACGTCGAAGTCGTGGAAGGCATGCAATTCGATCGCGGCTATCTCTCGCCGCACTTTGTCACCAACCAGGACGCGCAGCTCGTCGAACTGAGCGATTGCTCGATCCTGATCTTCGAAGAGAAGATTTCCAACGCCAAGCACCTGGTGCCGCTGTTGGAAGCGATCAGCAAGGCGAATCGCCCGTTGTTGATCATCGCCGAGGACATCGAAGGGGAAGCCCTGGCGACGTTGGTCGTCAACAAGATGCGGGGCATCTTGAACGTGTGCGCCGTGAAGGCGCCCGGCTACGGCGATCGCCGCAAAGCGATGCTCGGCGACCTGGCCGTGTTGACGGCCGGGACCGCGATCTTCAAGGACCTGGGCATTGCCCTGGATGCGGTGAAGCTCACCGACCTGGGCCGCGCCAAGAAGGTGACGATCAGCGCGGAAAACACGACGATCATCGCCGGCGCCGGCAAGAAGGCGGAAATCGAAGGCCGCGCCGAGCAGATTCGCCGCGAGATCAGCACGACGGACAGCGAGTACGATCGCGAGAAGCTGCAGGAGCGTTTGGCGAAGCTCGCGGGCGGCGTGGCGCAGATCAACTGCGGCGCGGCGACCGAGACCGAAATGAAAGAGCGCAAGGCGCTGATCGAAGACGCCAAGGCCGCGACGCAGGCCGCGTTGGAAGAAGGCATCGTCCCGGGCGGCGGCGTGGCGCTCATCCGCTGCGAAAAGGCGCTCGACAAGTTGCAACTTACGGGCGACGAAGCGTTCGGCGTGAAGATCATTCGCAACGTGCTGGATTACCCGCTGCGTTACATCGCCGAAAACGCCGGGTTGGACGGCGCGGTGGTGGTGAATCGCGTGCGTCAGCTCAAGAACCCGAACGAAGGGTACGACGCCGACAAGGATCAATACGTCGACCTGGTGAAGGCCGGCGTGATCGATCCCGCGAAGGTCGTTCGTACCGCATTGCAAAACGGGGCGAGCGTGGCGGCGTTGCTGCTGACCACCGAGGCTTTGATCACCGACCTCCCGAAGGAAGACGACGGCGACGGCGATCACGGCGGCGGCCACCATGACCATGGCATGGGCGGCATGGAAGGAATGGGTGGCATGGGAGGCATGGGTGGCATGGGAATGGGAATGTAG